A single window of Cryptococcus depauperatus CBS 7841 chromosome 2, complete sequence DNA harbors:
- a CDS encoding calcineurin subunit B — protein MGAAESSMFNSLEKNSNFSGPELMRLKKRFMKLDKDGSGSIDKDEFLQIPQIANNPLAHRMIAIFDEDGSGTVDFQEFVGGLSAFSSKGGRDEKLRFAFKVYDMDRDGYISNGELYLVLKQMVGNNLKDQQLQQIVDKTIMEADKDGDGKLSFEEFTDMVASTDIVKQMTLEDLF, from the exons ATGGGCGCCGCCGAATCATCCATGTTCAACTCTCTTGAGAAAAACTCCAATT TCTCCGGGCCAGAGCTCATGAGGCTCAAGAAGCGTTTTATGAAGCTGGATAAAGATGGGTCAGGCTCTATCGATAAAGATGAGTTTCTGCAGATTCCCCAGATCGCCAATAACCCTTTGGCGCATCGAATGATTGCGATATTCGACGAAGA TGGAAGTGGAACAGTCGACTTTCAAGAATTTGTGGGGGGGTTGAGTGCTTTTAGTAGCAAGGGAgggagagatgaaaagctGAGAT TTGCTTTTAAAGTCTATGACATGGATCGTGATGGTTACATTTCCAATGGTGAACTCTATCTTGTTTTGAAACAGATGGTTGGCAACAACCTCAAAGATCAGCAGCTGCAACAGATTGTAGACAAGACAATTATGGAAGCAGACAAGGATGG TGATGGCAAATTGTCCTTCGAAGAGTTTACAGATATGGTCGCTAGTACTGATATTGTCAA GCAAATGACCCTGGAAGACCTCTTTTAA